A stretch of Eulemur rufifrons isolate Redbay chromosome 5, OSU_ERuf_1, whole genome shotgun sequence DNA encodes these proteins:
- the CNDP2 gene encoding cytosolic non-specific dipeptidase isoform X1: MSALTTLFKYIDENQDHYIKKLAKWVAIQSVSAWPEKRGEIKRMMEVAAADIKQLGGSVELVDIGKQKLPDGSEIPLPPILLGKLGSDPQKKTVCVYGHLDVQPAALEDGWDSEPFTLVERDGKLYGRGSTDDKGPVAGWVNALEAYQKTGQEVPVNIRFCLEGMEESGSEGLDELIFAQKDRFFKDVDYVCISDNYWLGKKKPCITYGLRGICYFFIEVECSDKDLHSGVYGGSVHEAMTDLISLMGCLVDKKGNILIPGINEAVAAVTEEEHSLYDHIDFDMEEFAKDVGAQTLLHGCKKDILMHRWRYPSLSLHGIEGAFSGAGAKTVIPRKVIGKFSIRLVPNMTPEVVSEQVTSYLTKKFAELHSPNKFKVYMGHGGKPWVSDFNHPHYVAGRRALKTVFGVEPDLTREGGSIPVTLTFQEATGKNVMLLPVGSADDGAHSQNEKLNRHNYIEGTKMLAAYLYEVSQLKD; this comes from the exons ATGTCGGCTCTTACTACCCTGTTTAAGTACATCGATGAAAATCAGGATCACTACATTAAG AAACTTGCAAAATGGGTGGCCATCCAGAGTGTGTCCGCGTGGCCCGAGAAGAGAGGCGAAATCAAGAGGATGATGGAAGTCGCGGCTGCAGACATCAAGCAGCTGGGCGGCTCTGTGGAACTGGTGGACATCGGAAAACAAAAG CTCCCCGACGGCTCGGAGATCCCCCTTCCTCCCATCCTGCTTGGCAAGCTGGGCTCCGACCCACAGAAGAAGACGGTGTGTGTCTACGGCCACCTGGACGTGCAGCCCGCGGCCCTGGAGGACGGCTGGGACAGCGAGCCCTTCACCCTGGTGGAGCGGGACG GCAAGCTGTATGGGAGAGGCTCCACCGACGACAAGGGGCCGGTGGCCGGCTGGGTGAACGCCCTGGAAGCTTACCAGAAGACAGGCCAG GAGGTTCCTGTCAACATCCGGTTCTGCCTGGAAGGCATGGAGGAGTCGGGCTCTGAGGGTCTGGATGAGCTGATCTTTGCACAGAAAGACAGATTCTTTAAAGACGTGGACTACGTCTGCATCTCTGACAACTACTGGCTGGGGAAGAAGAAGCCGTGCATCACCTACGGCCTCAGGGGCATCTGCTACTTCTTCATCGAG GTGGAGTGCAGCGACAAGGACCTCCACTCGGGGGTGTACGGGGGCTCAGTGCACGAGGCCATGACCGATCTCATCTCCCTGATGG GCTGCCTGGTAGACAAGAAGGGGAACATCCTCATCCCCGGCATTAACGAGGCCGTGGCCGCCGTGACGGAGGAGGAGCACTCGCTCTACGACCACATCGACTTCGACATGGAGGAGTTCGCCAAGGACGTGGGGGCCCAGACCCTCCTGCACGGCTGCAAG AAAGACATCCTCATGCACCGGTGGCGGTACCCGTCCCTGTCCCTCCATGGCATCGAGGGCGCCTTCTCTGGGGCAGGGGCCAAGACCGTGATTCCTAGGAAAGTGATCGGCAAGTTCTCCATCAGGCTCGTGCCTAACATGACTCCCGAAGTCGTCAGTGAGCAG GTTACAAGCTACCTGACCAAGAAGTTTGCTGAACTACACAGCCCCAACAAGTTCAAGGTGTACATGGGCCACGGTGGGAAGCCCTGGGTATCCGACTTCAACCATCCTCATTATGTGGCTGGGAGAAGAGCCCTGAAAACAG TTTTTGGTGTTGAACCGGACTTGACCAGGGAAGGCGGCAGTATTCCCGTGACCCTGACCTTTCAGGAGGCCACAGGCAAGAATGTCATGCTGTTGCCTGTGGGGTCAGCAGACGACGGTGCTCACTCCCAGAATGAAAAGCTCAACAG GCACAACTACATAGAAGGAACCAAGATGCTGGCCGCGTACCTGTATGAGGTGTCTCAGCTGAAGGACTGA
- the CNDP2 gene encoding cytosolic non-specific dipeptidase isoform X2, whose amino-acid sequence MGGHPECVRPAALEDGWDSEPFTLVERDGKLYGRGSTDDKGPVAGWVNALEAYQKTGQEVPVNIRFCLEGMEESGSEGLDELIFAQKDRFFKDVDYVCISDNYWLGKKKPCITYGLRGICYFFIEVECSDKDLHSGVYGGSVHEAMTDLISLMGCLVDKKGNILIPGINEAVAAVTEEEHSLYDHIDFDMEEFAKDVGAQTLLHGCKKDILMHRWRYPSLSLHGIEGAFSGAGAKTVIPRKVIGKFSIRLVPNMTPEVVSEQVTSYLTKKFAELHSPNKFKVYMGHGGKPWVSDFNHPHYVAGRRALKTVFGVEPDLTREGGSIPVTLTFQEATGKNVMLLPVGSADDGAHSQNEKLNRHNYIEGTKMLAAYLYEVSQLKD is encoded by the exons ATGGGTGGCCATCCAGAGTGTGTCCGC CCCGCGGCCCTGGAGGACGGCTGGGACAGCGAGCCCTTCACCCTGGTGGAGCGGGACG GCAAGCTGTATGGGAGAGGCTCCACCGACGACAAGGGGCCGGTGGCCGGCTGGGTGAACGCCCTGGAAGCTTACCAGAAGACAGGCCAG GAGGTTCCTGTCAACATCCGGTTCTGCCTGGAAGGCATGGAGGAGTCGGGCTCTGAGGGTCTGGATGAGCTGATCTTTGCACAGAAAGACAGATTCTTTAAAGACGTGGACTACGTCTGCATCTCTGACAACTACTGGCTGGGGAAGAAGAAGCCGTGCATCACCTACGGCCTCAGGGGCATCTGCTACTTCTTCATCGAG GTGGAGTGCAGCGACAAGGACCTCCACTCGGGGGTGTACGGGGGCTCAGTGCACGAGGCCATGACCGATCTCATCTCCCTGATGG GCTGCCTGGTAGACAAGAAGGGGAACATCCTCATCCCCGGCATTAACGAGGCCGTGGCCGCCGTGACGGAGGAGGAGCACTCGCTCTACGACCACATCGACTTCGACATGGAGGAGTTCGCCAAGGACGTGGGGGCCCAGACCCTCCTGCACGGCTGCAAG AAAGACATCCTCATGCACCGGTGGCGGTACCCGTCCCTGTCCCTCCATGGCATCGAGGGCGCCTTCTCTGGGGCAGGGGCCAAGACCGTGATTCCTAGGAAAGTGATCGGCAAGTTCTCCATCAGGCTCGTGCCTAACATGACTCCCGAAGTCGTCAGTGAGCAG GTTACAAGCTACCTGACCAAGAAGTTTGCTGAACTACACAGCCCCAACAAGTTCAAGGTGTACATGGGCCACGGTGGGAAGCCCTGGGTATCCGACTTCAACCATCCTCATTATGTGGCTGGGAGAAGAGCCCTGAAAACAG TTTTTGGTGTTGAACCGGACTTGACCAGGGAAGGCGGCAGTATTCCCGTGACCCTGACCTTTCAGGAGGCCACAGGCAAGAATGTCATGCTGTTGCCTGTGGGGTCAGCAGACGACGGTGCTCACTCCCAGAATGAAAAGCTCAACAG GCACAACTACATAGAAGGAACCAAGATGCTGGCCGCGTACCTGTATGAGGTGTCTCAGCTGAAGGACTGA